One Dethiobacter alkaliphilus AHT 1 genomic window carries:
- a CDS encoding type II toxin-antitoxin system VapC family toxin produces MKVFIDTNIPMYAASKEHHFKASCVEILRSVAAGHLNAFTDTEVFQEIMYRYFSINQRDFGLRVFDSFSKIMDGSVLAIEHQDMLLARKLISNPTYSALSPRDTIHLAVMLNHRIKRIITADRGFENIHGIQVIYPGEGF; encoded by the coding sequence ATGAAGGTGTTTATCGACACCAACATTCCAATGTACGCTGCCAGCAAAGAGCATCATTTTAAGGCAAGCTGTGTAGAGATTTTGCGATCTGTTGCAGCCGGCCACCTTAATGCCTTCACTGATACTGAAGTGTTCCAAGAAATTATGTATCGGTATTTCAGTATTAACCAACGAGATTTTGGGCTGCGGGTCTTTGATTCCTTTTCAAAGATTATGGATGGGTCAGTGTTAGCCATAGAACACCAAGATATGCTTCTAGCAAGAAAACTAATCAGCAATCCAACATATTCTGCACTCTCACCCAGGGACACTATTCATCTGGCTGTAATGCTAAACCACCGCATTAAACGAATAATAACAGCGGATCGGGGATTTGAAAACATTCACGGCATCCAAGTCATTTACCCGGGGGAAGGTTTCTAA
- a CDS encoding ABC transporter substrate-binding protein translates to MQKVSRVFFILALGLLLVFAAGCGNANDANEPNGPNGANGSNGIDDANGSESQSFAELTDQMGRNVVIEEKPERIVSLSPSNTEMAFSIGLGSRIVGVTDFCDYPAEALDVDKIGGFSDPNMEIVYSLTPDLVLAGNAHEEQVNKLEELGIPVLVLAPESIEEVFAAMNLIAEATGASEADKVITEITDRLALLDEKISTLSSEDRVQVYYEVYSDPLMTAGGTTLISEVISIAGGDNIFTDVAEMYPQISEETIIERDPSVIVIPNYHGFEGFDMEVILDRPLWNEINAVKNERVFNINADAISRPGPRLIEAAETLAPIFHPELFD, encoded by the coding sequence ATGCAGAAAGTGTCAAGAGTGTTTTTTATTTTAGCGCTGGGATTATTGTTGGTTTTTGCAGCCGGTTGCGGTAATGCAAATGATGCTAATGAGCCTAATGGACCCAACGGTGCCAACGGCTCTAATGGTATTGATGATGCCAATGGTTCTGAAAGTCAATCATTTGCGGAATTGACTGACCAAATGGGGCGGAATGTTGTCATTGAAGAAAAGCCGGAAAGGATAGTATCACTGTCTCCCAGTAACACGGAAATGGCTTTTTCTATAGGCTTAGGCAGCAGAATAGTCGGTGTAACTGATTTTTGCGACTATCCGGCAGAAGCATTAGACGTAGATAAGATTGGCGGCTTTTCTGATCCCAATATGGAAATAGTTTACAGCTTAACACCTGATTTGGTTTTAGCAGGTAATGCTCATGAAGAACAGGTAAATAAACTGGAAGAGTTGGGTATTCCCGTACTTGTTCTTGCACCCGAATCGATCGAAGAAGTATTTGCGGCCATGAATTTAATCGCGGAAGCTACAGGAGCAAGCGAGGCTGACAAGGTTATCACTGAAATCACAGACAGATTAGCACTCTTAGACGAAAAAATTAGCACATTATCATCAGAAGACCGAGTACAGGTTTATTACGAAGTTTATTCAGATCCCTTGATGACAGCCGGAGGGACAACTTTAATCAGCGAAGTTATTTCCATTGCCGGTGGGGACAACATTTTCACAGATGTAGCTGAAATGTATCCACAGATTAGTGAAGAGACAATTATCGAAAGAGATCCAAGTGTTATTGTCATCCCCAACTACCATGGATTTGAAGGCTTTGATATGGAAGTCATTCTAGACAGACCTCTGTGGAACGAGATCAATGCTGTAAAAAACGAGAGAGTATTTAATATTAATGCCGATGCTATTTCCCGTCCCGGCCCTCGTTTAATAGAAGCAGCAGAGACTTTAGCACCTATCTTTCATCCGGAACTATTTGATTAA
- a CDS encoding Dph6-related ATP pyrophosphatase: MKEKVFVSWSGGKDSYLALLKAQEQGLDIQYLLNFIGHEGRSMSHGLSEEILRKQAAALGIPLVMEQVSWGTYEEGFRSAVNRFSSKGLTGGVFGDINIVEHREWVQNMCGKLGLAAHLPLWGMEEEDVITELVARDAQLLIVSIDKTSLPQDWLGQKVNKDFLLACKAAGISPCGERGEYHTLVVGGPLFTTPLEVEHQGIYETEKTCFLQLSI, translated from the coding sequence TTGAAAGAGAAAGTGTTTGTATCCTGGAGTGGTGGAAAAGATTCCTATCTGGCACTGCTAAAAGCACAGGAGCAGGGTCTGGATATACAGTATTTGCTGAACTTTATTGGTCATGAGGGGCGAAGCATGTCTCACGGTCTGTCCGAAGAAATTTTGAGAAAACAGGCCGCCGCACTGGGCATTCCCCTGGTAATGGAGCAAGTTAGCTGGGGCACTTATGAAGAAGGCTTTCGCAGTGCTGTAAATAGATTTAGCAGTAAAGGGTTAACTGGTGGTGTATTTGGGGACATAAACATTGTAGAGCACCGTGAGTGGGTGCAAAATATGTGTGGCAAACTGGGTTTGGCTGCTCATCTCCCCCTATGGGGCATGGAGGAAGAAGACGTTATCACGGAACTGGTGGCCAGGGATGCTCAACTGCTCATTGTATCTATTGATAAAACTTCTCTGCCTCAAGATTGGTTGGGCCAAAAAGTAAACAAAGATTTTTTGCTGGCCTGTAAAGCAGCTGGGATTAGCCCCTGTGGTGAAAGAGGAGAATACCATACTCTGGTCGTCGGTGGCCCACTCTTTACAACACCTTTAGAAGTAGAACACCAGGGTATTTATGAAACAGAGAAAACATGCTTTTTGCAACTCAGCATATAA
- a CDS encoding FecCD family ABC transporter permease produces MILHREQYEQKKIRVKSSTLLILLTLLLIVMSFIAIVAGAASIPLSSAVSILLSPSQIYYAVVKGDVADIQHGILLLMRLPRVIQAAIVGASLAVAGAVLQGLFRNPMADPYVLGVSSGAALGAVIAMLTGGSLLLAGFTAVPLFAFIGGISTIALVYYMSRVGKAVPVMTLLLAGIAVSAFLSAFVSLLTYFAGERLHQVIFWMMGGFGGATWSRVFTMLPYILVGFTCIYYYARELNVFLLGEETARHLGVDTEKVKKILLASSSLLVAAAVSTSGIIGFVGLVVPHFIRIIVGPDHRILLPASALLGANLLIATDTLARTIIAPAELPVGIITAMVGAPMFIYLLKKRKKLRYFNSSS; encoded by the coding sequence ATGATACTACACCGAGAGCAGTATGAGCAGAAAAAAATAAGAGTCAAAAGCAGTACCCTATTAATTTTATTAACCCTGTTATTAATTGTGATGTCCTTCATAGCAATAGTGGCAGGAGCTGCTTCGATCCCTCTTAGTTCAGCAGTTAGCATACTGCTCTCACCCTCCCAAATCTATTATGCCGTCGTTAAAGGAGACGTTGCAGATATTCAACACGGAATTCTTCTGCTAATGCGACTGCCCCGGGTTATTCAGGCAGCTATTGTCGGTGCTTCTCTTGCTGTGGCAGGAGCAGTACTGCAGGGGCTTTTTCGCAATCCTATGGCAGACCCCTATGTTCTGGGGGTTTCTTCCGGTGCTGCACTGGGAGCAGTAATAGCAATGTTAACAGGCGGCAGTTTGTTATTAGCCGGTTTCACAGCCGTTCCTCTATTTGCGTTTATTGGCGGTATTTCAACCATTGCACTGGTTTATTACATGTCCCGTGTAGGTAAAGCAGTCCCGGTGATGACTCTACTTTTGGCTGGAATAGCTGTAAGTGCCTTTCTTTCTGCCTTTGTTTCTTTGCTTACCTATTTTGCAGGGGAGAGATTGCACCAGGTAATTTTTTGGATGATGGGCGGCTTTGGTGGCGCCACCTGGTCCAGGGTATTTACCATGCTTCCTTATATTTTGGTAGGTTTCACCTGTATCTACTACTATGCCAGAGAATTAAATGTGTTCTTGTTAGGTGAAGAAACTGCTCGCCATTTGGGAGTAGATACTGAGAAAGTAAAAAAAATACTGCTTGCCTCCTCTTCTTTGCTTGTGGCAGCAGCAGTATCCACCAGTGGTATCATTGGCTTTGTCGGATTAGTTGTTCCACACTTCATTCGCATAATTGTGGGACCTGATCATCGCATCTTACTTCCTGCATCAGCTCTGCTTGGGGCTAATTTACTCATTGCTACAGACACTTTGGCGCGGACCATAATTGCTCCCGCAGAACTCCCGGTAGGGATTATTACGGCTATGGTCGGTGCTCCAATGTTCATTTATCTTCTTAAAAAAAGGAAAAAGCTTCGCTATTTCAATAGCAGTAGCTAG
- a CDS encoding IS30 family transposase, translating to MAHSQHTTIPREFKHLTLDQRGMIAAYHESGLSTRQIGAKIGCDHTTVSRELKRGTVLQRNSNLTERYEYFPDAGQRVYRENRSHCGARFKLADVSAFMDHAQRMMRDKEWSPDAIVGEYKINPKTAGLPCICTKTLYSYIDKGFMDTRNIDLLLKVGRKVRKKRSRINKRNLGESIENRPPEVATRETFSHWEIDTVIGKQSEGQSLLTLLERKSRVFLIRRLEEHTVECVNEALVALQRDYGDDFAQVFQTITADNGSEFSGLSDQLSSLGSKAYFCHPYSSWEKGANEKHNSLIRRFLPKGTSFADLTPESVARIQNWCNNLPRKILGYLTPLQAFHAERLAAA from the coding sequence ATGGCACACTCACAGCATACCACAATCCCACGGGAATTCAAACACTTGACATTGGATCAAAGAGGCATGATCGCTGCTTACCACGAATCAGGGCTCTCTACTAGGCAGATTGGAGCGAAGATAGGCTGTGACCACACAACAGTGTCCAGGGAGCTAAAGCGTGGCACAGTGCTACAGAGAAACAGTAATCTTACAGAGCGTTATGAGTACTTTCCTGATGCAGGGCAAAGGGTGTATCGTGAAAACCGCTCACACTGTGGTGCCAGATTCAAATTAGCTGATGTCAGTGCTTTTATGGATCACGCCCAAAGGATGATGCGCGATAAAGAGTGGTCACCTGACGCCATTGTGGGCGAATACAAGATAAACCCGAAGACCGCTGGCTTACCCTGTATCTGCACAAAGACCCTCTACAGCTACATAGATAAGGGCTTCATGGATACCAGAAACATTGACCTATTGCTAAAGGTCGGCCGCAAGGTTCGGAAGAAACGCAGCCGAATAAATAAGCGCAATCTTGGCGAATCGATAGAGAACAGGCCCCCAGAAGTCGCCACCAGAGAAACCTTTAGCCACTGGGAGATCGACACTGTGATCGGCAAGCAGTCAGAGGGCCAATCGCTTCTGACACTCCTTGAGCGAAAGAGCCGGGTCTTTCTTATACGACGACTCGAAGAGCACACTGTAGAATGTGTAAACGAGGCTCTAGTGGCTCTACAGAGAGATTACGGGGATGATTTCGCCCAGGTATTCCAGACGATTACAGCAGATAACGGCAGTGAGTTCTCTGGTCTGTCAGACCAGCTCAGTAGCCTCGGTAGTAAAGCGTACTTTTGCCATCCGTACAGCTCCTGGGAAAAGGGTGCCAATGAAAAGCACAACAGCTTAATACGAAGGTTCCTTCCCAAAGGAACGTCATTTGCGGATCTCACACCCGAGTCCGTCGCCCGTATACAGAATTGGTGTAACAATCTTCCTCGGAAGATTCTTGGGTATCTTACACCATTACAAGCTTTCCACGCCGAAAGACTTGCTGCTGCTTGA
- a CDS encoding ABC transporter ATP-binding protein produces the protein MSLQLKIHELTMEYDAHPILDGVNFSIQGGEMIALLGPNGAGKSTLMRCISKALEPSSGTVLFNDREIRSLSSGEIARQLAVVPQDTGVDFDFTVEEVVQMGRFPYQKGWRNAENSDDSLVHSAMETTGILKLRHRSAATLSGGERQRMVFARALCQEPELLLLDEPTANLDIGYQWELLHIALKLNREKGVTIIAAIHDLNLATLFFSQFILLSAGKVLSIGSSEEVLTETNISKSYGVPATIFRHPLHGRLQVSIGKENISPRQQSERYPQKRIHVVGGGSEALPILEALLAAGYSVSVGPVSREDSGYHFARFYDLPVMENPPFSPINEEMYQKHLQLMHEAECVILPPISFGEGNLRNLEAMTEVVGQGVMGIVLESQNSARDFTGGKAATYLQQLQEGGALFFNKEEHAIKHLKMLK, from the coding sequence ATGAGTTTACAACTAAAGATACATGAACTAACCATGGAGTATGATGCTCACCCTATTCTGGATGGAGTTAATTTTAGTATTCAGGGCGGAGAAATGATTGCCCTTTTAGGTCCCAACGGAGCAGGAAAATCTACACTGATGCGCTGTATCAGCAAAGCTCTGGAACCAAGCAGCGGAACAGTGTTATTTAACGACCGTGAAATACGCAGTTTATCATCTGGAGAAATAGCACGCCAACTTGCCGTAGTTCCACAGGATACAGGAGTAGATTTTGATTTTACTGTGGAAGAAGTAGTGCAAATGGGCAGATTTCCTTACCAGAAAGGTTGGCGCAATGCTGAAAATAGTGATGATTCTCTTGTTCACTCTGCCATGGAAACTACAGGAATTTTAAAGTTGCGGCATCGCTCCGCTGCAACCTTAAGCGGTGGAGAGAGACAAAGGATGGTTTTCGCCCGGGCTCTGTGCCAGGAGCCTGAGCTGCTTCTTTTAGATGAACCGACAGCAAACCTGGACATAGGCTACCAATGGGAATTATTACATATAGCGTTAAAACTCAATAGAGAAAAAGGAGTCACCATCATTGCTGCCATTCATGATCTAAATTTGGCTACTTTGTTCTTTAGTCAGTTTATTTTATTATCCGCTGGCAAAGTGTTATCCATTGGCAGCAGTGAAGAAGTACTTACCGAAACGAATATTTCAAAATCATATGGTGTTCCGGCCACTATTTTTCGTCACCCTCTGCATGGCCGTCTGCAAGTTAGCATTGGTAAAGAAAACATATCCCCCCGGCAGCAAAGTGAAAGATACCCCCAAAAGAGGATACATGTGGTTGGCGGCGGTAGTGAAGCATTGCCAATATTAGAAGCTCTTTTGGCAGCTGGATATTCTGTATCAGTTGGTCCTGTCAGCAGAGAAGATAGCGGCTATCACTTTGCCCGCTTTTATGATCTTCCAGTCATGGAAAACCCACCATTTTCACCGATTAATGAAGAAATGTATCAAAAGCATCTACAGCTTATGCATGAAGCAGAATGTGTAATTTTGCCACCAATCTCTTTTGGTGAAGGCAATCTGCGCAACCTTGAAGCGATGACTGAAGTAGTTGGACAGGGAGTTATGGGGATTGTTTTGGAATCACAAAATAGTGCACGAGATTTTACCGGTGGTAAAGCAGCAACTTATTTGCAACAATTACAAGAAGGCGGTGCCCTTTTCTTTAATAAAGAAGAGCATGCAATTAAGCACCTAAAAATGCTTAAATAG
- a CDS encoding ribbon-helix-helix protein, CopG family has protein sequence MREKKLDTRLEIRLYPEQLQKLKTEAKEKNTSVGDLVREAIDQRYIVLKEEKLKAVEELANINAPVTTWEQMKKEIEAGYQKK, from the coding sequence ATGCGTGAAAAAAAACTTGATACGAGACTGGAAATTCGCTTATATCCTGAACAACTGCAAAAACTCAAAACCGAAGCTAAAGAAAAAAACACCTCAGTGGGGGATTTGGTCCGTGAAGCCATAGACCAACGTTACATCGTTTTGAAAGAAGAAAAGTTAAAAGCAGTAGAAGAATTGGCAAATATCAATGCGCCGGTTACTACCTGGGAACAAATGAAAAAGGAAATCGAAGCGGGGTATCAGAAGAAATGA
- a CDS encoding PhzF family phenazine biosynthesis protein: MPIPIYTVDSFTEKPFSGNPAAVCRLSGPKEESWMQQVAREMNLSETAFIYPEGDGFNLRWFTPTTEVDLCGHATLAAAHILWEQNYLQQGAVAKFYTKSGLLTAEYVKDLIVLSFPVEAPVETEVPDYIIKALDVTPLFAGRNRLDYIIEVDSADTVRRLKPDFAQLRDMGLRGVMVTSRDRGADYDFISRYFAPGAGIEEDPVTGSAHCCLGPYWMSKLNKNRFVAYQASERGGTVLVEVLDDRVKLGGTAVTVLKGELLYE, translated from the coding sequence GTGCCGATTCCGATTTATACGGTTGATTCTTTTACAGAGAAACCATTCTCAGGTAACCCCGCAGCTGTTTGTAGGCTTTCCGGCCCTAAAGAAGAGAGCTGGATGCAGCAAGTTGCCCGGGAGATGAATCTGTCGGAAACAGCTTTTATCTATCCTGAGGGAGACGGTTTTAATTTAAGGTGGTTTACCCCCACAACAGAGGTTGATTTGTGTGGTCATGCAACATTGGCAGCTGCGCATATTCTGTGGGAACAGAATTATTTACAGCAGGGAGCGGTTGCGAAGTTTTATACTAAAAGCGGGCTTCTTACTGCAGAATATGTTAAAGACTTGATTGTACTAAGTTTTCCCGTAGAAGCTCCCGTTGAAACGGAAGTCCCTGACTACATAATTAAGGCGCTGGATGTTACTCCGCTATTTGCCGGTAGAAACCGTTTGGATTATATTATTGAAGTAGATTCTGCTGATACGGTAAGGCGGTTGAAGCCGGATTTTGCACAGCTTCGTGATATGGGGCTCCGGGGTGTCATGGTTACCAGTAGGGATAGAGGGGCTGATTATGATTTTATATCCCGGTATTTTGCTCCGGGGGCCGGAATTGAAGAAGATCCGGTCACAGGTTCTGCTCATTGCTGTTTGGGTCCATATTGGATGAGTAAGCTGAACAAAAATAGGTTCGTAGCGTATCAGGCATCCGAAAGAGGCGGTACCGTACTTGTGGAAGTTTTGGATGACCGTGTCAAATTAGGCGGCACGGCTGTTACTGTTCTTAAGGGTGAACTTTTATATGAGTAG